In one Cyclopterus lumpus isolate fCycLum1 chromosome 22, fCycLum1.pri, whole genome shotgun sequence genomic region, the following are encoded:
- the ccdc88c gene encoding protein Daple isoform X1, with amino-acid sequence MDVTLSELLATFMESPLVVWVRTLGPLGSCDDAGSEERVNMFMELVDGVFLHKIMTHIDPSPTNQRLNKNVNNDLSLRLYNLTVLTRHIRTYYQETLQQLIVMPLPNILCIAKDPISAKSMEQLKRLLLLILGCAVQCERKEEMIEKIKLLDIETQAAIVSHIQEVTHNQLNVLDLSWLEDGLELAQEELEPLSRNMAASLQQLIDQRDKASEVIVDLTQERDYLSSQQPQEWCRNLDINSPERGQSSGGVGVNKGGSAVTGLTKEEKQHLSVELADTKAKLRRYRQELEEKTEQLMDSKHEVERLDQELHRHKQENQSLSCEARSVRVYRDEVDSLRERAARVDRLETELTRCKEKLNDVHFYKTRMEELREDNLTLMETKVLLEEQLSTSRGRCDKLHTLEKDNLLLRAKTHDLEMDRDNERRRLEELVEENMLLEIGQKQSMNESAHLGWELEQLSKNHDNTNTETRKSLVHELNECVSSRVLKLEKENRELQASIERLKEDNHLLQEQQLHTQELDRENQGLSKKMDRLQGLLDQERLTNQDMESLGEELLKEKQILGRDMHTLRAEKDRQISELESEKQHLSDAVASLQERAQSNDEARVREVETENRLLHQSITDTSSRLASLETQLKLSSEDADRLRERAGRCEEYEREAARLERSRDSLNREVASLRACSERSEALEKQMSSLEQEVHRLKREAEEAQREQQRLVRHEAENSLLSKENLDLRCSLENLRSSSARLATLQEEHKEAQREMQDVQRRLEEAREEAQGERKRTERLELNVAALNQEKHRLAEEVERSREEREDEESQRQDTQAREEELRREVEEMKEERRRREEVEEERRKLQLDLEQSEKGRKHLEKESWKIRTLLEGKETELEENAKRLATVKKEGAILGKEVDRLKEVSVKAKESERENKELQKQATIDKRTLATLREELVSEKLSVQQQSVELERLNQELEKIGLNREKLLQQEHTQEDSRYRLLESRLEETVQQTMKVKEEKISCLERKLEESNMLNTTLRAKLTTGEENHNYQQCSGGDRGQGSATAELLRIKDHLIDVEKNSASLQMESSLLKGQLKQLENQNTSLNNQMLGLQRHTTTLQEQNSALHTQTAKLQVENSTLSSQSASLMAQNAVLQGQVTALESEVETWQRQREEAWRARESVLSDHERLLSVHERQAHEYEQLISQHAALKGKQRALEGEHRTLHSKCCTLLQQKEKWEEQERHGRKEKEELNQEIQKSRLQDQENLQLKTEVDRLTEKQSQQSEQCEGLQQRMNDLKSSLSSAQREESRWMARYDTLMEQHQGLDLTMTKLDNHCELLSRLKGNLEEENHHLLSQINLLSQQNHTLLERSMESKELCHQEQKQYIDKLNALRRQKEKLEEKIMDQYKFYEPTPKKRSQWSGAKALAKLIKPRKESSRERGADRDKEGGKERERAKSAPDIPLPSPPPLLPPETPPPLPHRTGSDTLDSGHAHSNHNKHTSSTSLGPQSPALTPIGRGLMDRGRGVYRSSTPGGSSESVNGEDGLGQGQTHRALSSTPSHQSPALGLTSCSRPGQGVGRRPRGLLFDEDSRHNSSDSMFVQHGNTGGRPGSADFSHNTSSSNSPVNGRDSSDRQVRSASLSSDDVMGLSQSQQTLSRSSTLPYDQAPQRAQPQRGGGVRSKTRPGSPGSEMVTLEEFLQETNQKSPPMVSTGSREDLMTDYFTRSPAPSAPTTRDQVTPTSYVTPTLQSSNQRPGQSVKPSPRQPVGQSPASGQPVAQRSSQSLSRAFSLASADLLHSNGPDSFRGAKGQSDVVVRRQGGGASGRERPLSARLAGPTNQHGDGSFLNPPIHHSSSLNLQTERHTERERERGRTPVSRNGPTSSSSYHNRGEVAMVTPVRAVPATQPDEAIEHREVLREGQSDDASPLKKESESCDSVERPKSTPASPDPNNDPQTVWYEYGCV; translated from the exons ATGGACGTGACTCTGTCCGAGTTGCTGGCCACTTTCATGGAGTCGCCGCTGGTGGTGTGG GTGAGGACGCTGGGTCCTCTGGGCTCGTGCGATGATGCGGGCTCCGAGGAGCGCGTCAACATGTTCATGGAGCTGGTGGACGGCGTCTTCCTGCACAAGATCATGACACACAT CGACCCCAgcccaaccaatcagaggctaaACAAAAATGTGAACAATGACTTGTCTCTTCGCTTATACAACCTGACCGTTCTCACCAGACACATCAGGACATACTACcag GAGACCTTACAGCAGCTAATCGTCATGCCCCTTCCTAACATTCTCTGCATCGCCAAGGATCCCAtatcag CTAAGAGCATGGAACAGCTGAAAAGACTTTTGTTGCTGATACTAGGCTGTGCTgtccag tgtgagcGTAAGGAGGAGATGATAGAGAAGATCAAGCTGCTGGACATTGAGACCCAAGCTGCCATCGTCTCTCACATCCAGGAG GTGACCCACAACCAGCTGAACGTCCTGGACCTGTCCTGGCTGGAGGACGGGTTGGAGCTGGCACAGGAAGAGCTGGAGCCTCTGTCCCGCAACATGGCGGCGTCGCTACAGCAACTGATCGACCAGAGAGACAAAGCCAGTGAG GTGATTGTGGATCTGACCCAGGAGAGGGACTACCTGTCCAGTCAACAGCCCCAAGAATGGTGCAGGAACCTGGACATTAACAGCCCAGAGCGTGGGCAGAGTTCTGGGGGAGTGGGAGTAAATAAGGGTGGCTCGGCTGTGACTGGGCTGACCAAAGAGGAGAAGCAGCATCTGTCCGTGGAGCTCGCCGACACCAAAGCCAAGCTCCGGAGATACAGACAAGAACT ggaggaGAAGACAGAGCAGCTGATGGATTCAAAACATGAAGTGGAGCGACTGGATCAGGAGttacacagacataaacaagAG aACCAGTCGCTGTCTTGTGAGGCTCGTTCGGTCCGCGTGTACCGGGACGAGGTGGACTCACTGAGGGAAAGAGCGGCGCGGGTCGACCGACTGGAGACTGAACTGACGAGGTGTAAAGAAAAGCTCAACGATGTTCACTTCTACAAGACCAGAATGGAG GAGCTTCGCGAGGACAACCTGACCCTCATGGAGACAAAGGTGCTGTTggaggagcagctctccacctccAGGGGGCGCTGTGATAAACTGCACACGCTGGAGAAAGACAACCTTTTACTTCGGGCAAAAACACATGACCTGGAAATG gaCAGGGACAATGAACGTCGGCGGttggaggagctggtggaggagaacatgctGCTGGAGATCGGACAGAAACAGAGTATGAACGAGTCGGCTCATCTGGGTTGggagctggagcagctgagCAAGAACCATGACAACACTAACACAGAGA CTCGTAAGTCGCTGGTCCATGAGCTCAACGAGTGTGTTTCCAGTCGGGTGTtgaagctggagaaggagaaccGGGAGCTTCAGGCCTCCATAGAGAGACTGAAAGAGGACAACCACCTCCTGCAAGAGCAGCAGCTCCACACCCAGGAGCTAGACAGGGAGAACCAAGGCCTCAGCAAGAAG atGGACCGTCTCCAGGGTTTATTGGACCAGGAGAGACTGACCAATCAGGACATGGAGTCCCTGGGAGAGGAACTATTGAAGGAAAAACAGATTCTGGGGAGAGATATGCATACTCTGagggcagagaaagacagacag ATCTCAGAGTTGGAGAGCGAGAAGCAGCACCTCTCTGACGCCGTGGCGTCCCTTCAGGAGCGCGCTCAGTCAAACGACGAGGCGAGGGTCCGTGAGGTGGAAACGGAAAATCGCCTGCTGCATCAGAGCATCACTGACACCAGCTCCCGATTGGCCAGCTTGGAAACCCAACTCAAACTATCCAGTGAGGATGCGGATAGACTGAGAGAGAGGGCGGGGCGGTGTGAGGAGTATGAGCGTGAAGCGGCGAGgctggagaggagcagggaCTCCCTGAACAGAGAG GTGGCCTCTCTGCGTGCATGCAGCGAGCGGTCCGAGGCTCTAGAGAAGCAGATGTCCTCCCTGGAGCAGGAGGTGCACAGGCTGAAGCGGGAGGCGGAGGAGGCCCAGCGGGAGCAGCAGCGACTGGTGAGGCACGAGGCGGAGAACAGTTTGCTGTCCAAGGAGAACCTGGACCTGCGCTGCTCCCTGGAAAACCTGCGCTCCTCATCCGCCCGCCTGGCCACCCTCCAGGAGGAGCataaagaggcacaaagagagATGCAGGATGTGcagaggaggctggaggaggccCGAGAGGAGGCCCaaggagaaaggaagaggacagagaggctcGAGCTGAATGTGGCAGCCCTGAACCAGGAGAAGCATCGCTTAgcggaggaagtagagaggagcagagaggagagggaagacgAGGAGAGCCAGAGGCAGGACACCCAGGCCCGTGAAGAGGAACTGAGAAGGGAAGTagaagagatgaaggaggagcggagaaggagggaggaagttgaagaggagaggaggaagctccAACTGGACTTGGAGCAGTCGGAGAAGGGCAGAAAGCACCTGGAGAAGGAGAGCTGGAAGATCCGAACACTGCTGGAGGGGAAAGAgacagagctggaggagaatGCCAAGCGATTGGCCACTGTGAAGAAGGAGGGTGCGATTCTGGGTAAGGAAGTGGATAGGCTGAAGGAGGTGTCAGTCAAAGCCAAGGAGTCGGAGAGGGAGAACAAGGAGCTGCAGAAACAGGCAACTATTGACAAGAGGACTCTGGCCACTctgagagag GAGTTGGTGTCGGAGAAGCTGAGCGTTCAGCAGCAGAGTGTTGAGTTAGAGAGACTCAATCAAGAACTGGAGAAGATCGGACTGAACAGAGAAAAGCTACTACAGCAAGagcacacacaggaggacag CAGGTACAGGCTGCTGGAGTCTCGGCTCGAGGAAACTGTCCAACAGACGATGAAAGTGAAAGAGGAGAAAATCTCTTGTCTAGAAAGGAAATTGGAAGAGAGCAACATGCTCAACACTACACTacgtgctaagctaaccacc GGGGAAGAAAACCATAACTATCAGCAGTGCTCGGGAGGCGACCGGGGTCAAGGGTCAGCCACTGCCGAACTGCTCCGAATCAAAGATCATCTCATTGATGTCGAGAAGAAT AGTGCCTCCCTGCAGATGGAGAGCAGTCTACTGAAAGGGCAGCTCAAACAGCTGGAGAACCAGAACACGTCTCTTAACAACCAGATGTTGGGGCTGCAGCGACACACCACCACCCTGCAGGAGCAGAATTCTGCCTTACATACACAGACTGCAAAGCTCCAG gtGGAGAACTCCACGCTCTCCTCCCAGAGTGCATCTCTCATGGCCCAAAATGCCGTGCTGCAGGGCCAAGTCACCGCCTTGGAGTCGGAGGTGGAGACGTGGCAGAGGCAGCGTGAGGAGGCGTGGCGAGCCAGAGAGAGCGTGCTCAGCGACCACGAGCGCCTGCTGAGCGTTCACGAGAGGCAAGCGCACGAGTACGAGCAGCTCATCAGTCAGCACGCTGCGCTGAAGGGCAAACAGAGGGCGCTGGAGGGCGAGCACCGGACGCTGCACAGCAA GTGTTGTactttgctgcagcagaaggagaaatgggaggagcaggagaggcaTGGtcggaaagagaaggaggaactGAACCAGGAGATCCAAAAGAGTCGTCTTCAAGACCAAGAGAATCTACAGCTCAAAACAGAAGTGGACAG ATTAACAGAGAAACAATCGCAGCAGTCAGAGCAATGTGAAGGGCTGCAGCAGCGCATGAATGACCTCAAGAGCTCACTAAGCTCCGCCCAGCGGGAAGAGAGCCGGTGGATGGCGCGATACGATACGCTAATGGAGCAACACCAGGGCCTGGATCTAACCATGACCAAACTAGACAACCACTGTGAG ctGTTGAGCCGACTGAAAGGGAACCTGGAAGAGGAGAACCACCACCTCCTAAGTCAGATCAACCTGCTGAGTCAGCAGAACCACACTCTACTAGAGAGGAGCATGGAGAGCAAAGAACTGTGTCACCAGGAGCAGAAACAATACAT TGATAAGCTGAACGCTCTCCGTCGCCAGAAAGAGAAACTAGAGGAGAAGATCATGGACCAGTACAAGTTCTACGAACCCACACCGAAGAA GAGGAGTCAGTGGTCCGGAGCCAAAGCGTTGGCCAAACTGATTAAACCCCGGAAGGAGagcagcagggagagaggggCCGACcgagacaaggagggaggcaaagagagagagagagcaaagagcGCCCCAGACATCCCACTGCCTTccccgcctcccctcctcccccccgaAACCCCACCCCCTCTACCCCATCGCACAGGGAGTGACACGCTGGACAGCGGCCATGCCCACAGTAACCATAACAAgcacaccagcagcaccagcctGGGACCCCAGAGTCCAGCGCTGACGCCCATCGGCCGAG GTTTGATGGACAGGGGCCGCGGCGTTTACCGTAGCAGTACTCCAGGAGGCAGCAGTGAGAGTGTCAATGGAGAGGATGGACTTGGACAAG GTCAGACCCATAGAGCTCTGAGCTCGACTCCCAGCCATCAGTCCCCCGCATTGGGCCTCACTAGCTGCTCCAGACCGGGACAAGGTGTCGGCCGCAGGCCCAGAG GTCTATTATTTGATGAAGACTCCCGCCACAACTCCTCTGACTCCATGTTTGTTCAACATGGCAACACGGGAGGTCGTCCGGGGTCGGCAGACTTCAGCCACAACACCTCCAGCTCCAACTCGCCTGTCAATggcagag ACTCATCGGATCGTCAGGTTCGCTCAGCCAGCCTCTCTAGTGACGATGTCATGGGTCTAAGCCAATCACAACAGACCCTGTCACGTAGCTCCACCCTTCCATATGACCAAGCGCCCCAGAGAGCCCAACCGCAGCGCGGAGGCGGGGTTAGGTCTAAGACCCGTCCGGGGTCTCCTGGAAGTGAGATGGTGACGCTGGAAGAGTTTCTACAAGAGACCAACCAAAAGTCCCCTCCTATG GTGTCAACAGGAAGCAGGGAGGACTTAATGACGGACTATTTCACCAGAAGTCCCGCCCCCTCGGCTCCCACTACCAGAGATCAGGTGACCCCCACCAGCTACGTCACGCCCACTTTGCAGTCGTCCAACCAGAGGCCGGGCCAGAGTGTCAAACCCTCTCCCCGGCAACCTGTAGGCCAATCCCCTGCCTCAGGCCAGCCCGTCGCCCAGAGAAGCAGCCAATCACTGAGCAGAGCTTTCAGCCTGGCCTCTGCTGATTTGCTGCACTCCAACGGACCAGACAGTTTCCGTGGAGCTAAAGGCCAATCAGATGTGGTTGTTCGGAGACAAGGGGGAGGGGCTAGTGGGAGAGAACGGCCGCTCTCCGCTCGGCTGGCCGGCCCGACCAATCAGCACGGAGACGGCAGCTTCCTGAATCCACCTATTCACCATTCGTCCTCTCTCAACCTGCAAACGGAGAGACacacggagagagaaagagagcgagggaggacCCCCGTCTCTCGGAACGGCcccacctcgtcctcctcctacCACAACCGCGGAGAGGTCGCCATGGTAACCCCCGTAAGGGCCGTGCCTGCCACGCAGCCCGACGAGGCCATAGAGCACAGGGAGGTGTTAAGGGAGGGCCAGTCGGACGACGCCTCCCCcttaaagaaagaaagcgagAGCTGTGACTCCGTCGAACGCCCGAAGAGCACGCCTGCTTCCCCTGACCCCAACAACGACCCTCAGACTGTGTGGTATGAGTACGGCTGTGTCTAA
- the ccdc88c gene encoding protein Daple isoform X2, whose translation MDVTLSELLATFMESPLVVWVRTLGPLGSCDDAGSEERVNMFMELVDGVFLHKIMTHIDPSPTNQRLNKNVNNDLSLRLYNLTVLTRHIRTYYQETLQQLIVMPLPNILCIAKDPISAKSMEQLKRLLLLILGCAVQCERKEEMIEKIKLLDIETQAAIVSHIQEVTHNQLNVLDLSWLEDGLELAQEELEPLSRNMAASLQQLIDQRDKASEVIVDLTQERDYLSSQQPQEWCRNLDINSPERGQSSGGVGVNKGGSAVTGLTKEEKQHLSVELADTKAKLRRYRQELEEKTEQLMDSKHEVERLDQELHRHKQENQSLSCEARSVRVYRDEVDSLRERAARVDRLETELTRCKEKLNDVHFYKTRMEELREDNLTLMETKVLLEEQLSTSRGRCDKLHTLEKDNLLLRAKTHDLEMDRDNERRRLEELVEENMLLEIGQKQSMNESAHLGWELEQLSKNHDNTNTETRKSLVHELNECVSSRVLKLEKENRELQASIERLKEDNHLLQEQQLHTQELDRENQGLSKKMDRLQGLLDQERLTNQDMESLGEELLKEKQILGRDMHTLRAEKDRQISELESEKQHLSDAVASLQERAQSNDEARVREVETENRLLHQSITDTSSRLASLETQLKLSSEDADRLRERAGRCEEYEREAARLERSRDSLNREVASLRACSERSEALEKQMSSLEQEVHRLKREAEEAQREQQRLVRHEAENSLLSKENLDLRCSLENLRSSSARLATLQEEHKEAQREMQDVQRRLEEAREEAQGERKRTERLELNVAALNQEKHRLAEEVERSREEREDEESQRQDTQAREEELRREVEEMKEERRRREEVEEERRKLQLDLEQSEKGRKHLEKESWKIRTLLEGKETELEENAKRLATVKKEGAILGKEVDRLKEVSVKAKESERENKELQKQATIDKRTLATLREELVSEKLSVQQQSVELERLNQELEKIGLNREKLLQQEHTQEDSRYRLLESRLEETVQQTMKVKEEKISCLERKLEESNMLNTTLRAKLTTGEENHNYQQCSGGDRGQGSATAELLRIKDHLIDVEKNSASLQMESSLLKGQLKQLENQNTSLNNQMLGLQRHTTTLQEQNSALHTQTAKLQVENSTLSSQSASLMAQNAVLQGQVTALESEVETWQRQREEAWRARESVLSDHERLLSVHERQAHEYEQLISQHAALKGKQRALEGEHRTLHSKCCTLLQQKEKWEEQERHGRKEKEELNQEIQKSRLQDQENLQLKTEVDRLTEKQSQQSEQCEGLQQRMNDLKSSLSSAQREESRWMARYDTLMEQHQGLDLTMTKLDNHCELLSRLKGNLEEENHHLLSQINLLSQQNHTLLERSMESKELCHQEQKQYIDKLNALRRQKEKLEEKIMDQYKFYEPTPKKRSQWSGAKALAKLIKPRKESSRERGADRDKEGGKERERAKSAPDIPLPSPPPLLPPETPPPLPHRTGSDTLDSGHAHSNHNKHTSSTSLGPQSPALTPIGRAPLTPKRFSFLRSKSQEKLLPSPSTSSSRPSLSFTRRLRFWSSTDITADVITSQPISANGVF comes from the exons ATGGACGTGACTCTGTCCGAGTTGCTGGCCACTTTCATGGAGTCGCCGCTGGTGGTGTGG GTGAGGACGCTGGGTCCTCTGGGCTCGTGCGATGATGCGGGCTCCGAGGAGCGCGTCAACATGTTCATGGAGCTGGTGGACGGCGTCTTCCTGCACAAGATCATGACACACAT CGACCCCAgcccaaccaatcagaggctaaACAAAAATGTGAACAATGACTTGTCTCTTCGCTTATACAACCTGACCGTTCTCACCAGACACATCAGGACATACTACcag GAGACCTTACAGCAGCTAATCGTCATGCCCCTTCCTAACATTCTCTGCATCGCCAAGGATCCCAtatcag CTAAGAGCATGGAACAGCTGAAAAGACTTTTGTTGCTGATACTAGGCTGTGCTgtccag tgtgagcGTAAGGAGGAGATGATAGAGAAGATCAAGCTGCTGGACATTGAGACCCAAGCTGCCATCGTCTCTCACATCCAGGAG GTGACCCACAACCAGCTGAACGTCCTGGACCTGTCCTGGCTGGAGGACGGGTTGGAGCTGGCACAGGAAGAGCTGGAGCCTCTGTCCCGCAACATGGCGGCGTCGCTACAGCAACTGATCGACCAGAGAGACAAAGCCAGTGAG GTGATTGTGGATCTGACCCAGGAGAGGGACTACCTGTCCAGTCAACAGCCCCAAGAATGGTGCAGGAACCTGGACATTAACAGCCCAGAGCGTGGGCAGAGTTCTGGGGGAGTGGGAGTAAATAAGGGTGGCTCGGCTGTGACTGGGCTGACCAAAGAGGAGAAGCAGCATCTGTCCGTGGAGCTCGCCGACACCAAAGCCAAGCTCCGGAGATACAGACAAGAACT ggaggaGAAGACAGAGCAGCTGATGGATTCAAAACATGAAGTGGAGCGACTGGATCAGGAGttacacagacataaacaagAG aACCAGTCGCTGTCTTGTGAGGCTCGTTCGGTCCGCGTGTACCGGGACGAGGTGGACTCACTGAGGGAAAGAGCGGCGCGGGTCGACCGACTGGAGACTGAACTGACGAGGTGTAAAGAAAAGCTCAACGATGTTCACTTCTACAAGACCAGAATGGAG GAGCTTCGCGAGGACAACCTGACCCTCATGGAGACAAAGGTGCTGTTggaggagcagctctccacctccAGGGGGCGCTGTGATAAACTGCACACGCTGGAGAAAGACAACCTTTTACTTCGGGCAAAAACACATGACCTGGAAATG gaCAGGGACAATGAACGTCGGCGGttggaggagctggtggaggagaacatgctGCTGGAGATCGGACAGAAACAGAGTATGAACGAGTCGGCTCATCTGGGTTGggagctggagcagctgagCAAGAACCATGACAACACTAACACAGAGA CTCGTAAGTCGCTGGTCCATGAGCTCAACGAGTGTGTTTCCAGTCGGGTGTtgaagctggagaaggagaaccGGGAGCTTCAGGCCTCCATAGAGAGACTGAAAGAGGACAACCACCTCCTGCAAGAGCAGCAGCTCCACACCCAGGAGCTAGACAGGGAGAACCAAGGCCTCAGCAAGAAG atGGACCGTCTCCAGGGTTTATTGGACCAGGAGAGACTGACCAATCAGGACATGGAGTCCCTGGGAGAGGAACTATTGAAGGAAAAACAGATTCTGGGGAGAGATATGCATACTCTGagggcagagaaagacagacag ATCTCAGAGTTGGAGAGCGAGAAGCAGCACCTCTCTGACGCCGTGGCGTCCCTTCAGGAGCGCGCTCAGTCAAACGACGAGGCGAGGGTCCGTGAGGTGGAAACGGAAAATCGCCTGCTGCATCAGAGCATCACTGACACCAGCTCCCGATTGGCCAGCTTGGAAACCCAACTCAAACTATCCAGTGAGGATGCGGATAGACTGAGAGAGAGGGCGGGGCGGTGTGAGGAGTATGAGCGTGAAGCGGCGAGgctggagaggagcagggaCTCCCTGAACAGAGAG GTGGCCTCTCTGCGTGCATGCAGCGAGCGGTCCGAGGCTCTAGAGAAGCAGATGTCCTCCCTGGAGCAGGAGGTGCACAGGCTGAAGCGGGAGGCGGAGGAGGCCCAGCGGGAGCAGCAGCGACTGGTGAGGCACGAGGCGGAGAACAGTTTGCTGTCCAAGGAGAACCTGGACCTGCGCTGCTCCCTGGAAAACCTGCGCTCCTCATCCGCCCGCCTGGCCACCCTCCAGGAGGAGCataaagaggcacaaagagagATGCAGGATGTGcagaggaggctggaggaggccCGAGAGGAGGCCCaaggagaaaggaagaggacagagaggctcGAGCTGAATGTGGCAGCCCTGAACCAGGAGAAGCATCGCTTAgcggaggaagtagagaggagcagagaggagagggaagacgAGGAGAGCCAGAGGCAGGACACCCAGGCCCGTGAAGAGGAACTGAGAAGGGAAGTagaagagatgaaggaggagcggagaaggagggaggaagttgaagaggagaggaggaagctccAACTGGACTTGGAGCAGTCGGAGAAGGGCAGAAAGCACCTGGAGAAGGAGAGCTGGAAGATCCGAACACTGCTGGAGGGGAAAGAgacagagctggaggagaatGCCAAGCGATTGGCCACTGTGAAGAAGGAGGGTGCGATTCTGGGTAAGGAAGTGGATAGGCTGAAGGAGGTGTCAGTCAAAGCCAAGGAGTCGGAGAGGGAGAACAAGGAGCTGCAGAAACAGGCAACTATTGACAAGAGGACTCTGGCCACTctgagagag GAGTTGGTGTCGGAGAAGCTGAGCGTTCAGCAGCAGAGTGTTGAGTTAGAGAGACTCAATCAAGAACTGGAGAAGATCGGACTGAACAGAGAAAAGCTACTACAGCAAGagcacacacaggaggacag CAGGTACAGGCTGCTGGAGTCTCGGCTCGAGGAAACTGTCCAACAGACGATGAAAGTGAAAGAGGAGAAAATCTCTTGTCTAGAAAGGAAATTGGAAGAGAGCAACATGCTCAACACTACACTacgtgctaagctaaccacc GGGGAAGAAAACCATAACTATCAGCAGTGCTCGGGAGGCGACCGGGGTCAAGGGTCAGCCACTGCCGAACTGCTCCGAATCAAAGATCATCTCATTGATGTCGAGAAGAAT AGTGCCTCCCTGCAGATGGAGAGCAGTCTACTGAAAGGGCAGCTCAAACAGCTGGAGAACCAGAACACGTCTCTTAACAACCAGATGTTGGGGCTGCAGCGACACACCACCACCCTGCAGGAGCAGAATTCTGCCTTACATACACAGACTGCAAAGCTCCAG gtGGAGAACTCCACGCTCTCCTCCCAGAGTGCATCTCTCATGGCCCAAAATGCCGTGCTGCAGGGCCAAGTCACCGCCTTGGAGTCGGAGGTGGAGACGTGGCAGAGGCAGCGTGAGGAGGCGTGGCGAGCCAGAGAGAGCGTGCTCAGCGACCACGAGCGCCTGCTGAGCGTTCACGAGAGGCAAGCGCACGAGTACGAGCAGCTCATCAGTCAGCACGCTGCGCTGAAGGGCAAACAGAGGGCGCTGGAGGGCGAGCACCGGACGCTGCACAGCAA GTGTTGTactttgctgcagcagaaggagaaatgggaggagcaggagaggcaTGGtcggaaagagaaggaggaactGAACCAGGAGATCCAAAAGAGTCGTCTTCAAGACCAAGAGAATCTACAGCTCAAAACAGAAGTGGACAG ATTAACAGAGAAACAATCGCAGCAGTCAGAGCAATGTGAAGGGCTGCAGCAGCGCATGAATGACCTCAAGAGCTCACTAAGCTCCGCCCAGCGGGAAGAGAGCCGGTGGATGGCGCGATACGATACGCTAATGGAGCAACACCAGGGCCTGGATCTAACCATGACCAAACTAGACAACCACTGTGAG ctGTTGAGCCGACTGAAAGGGAACCTGGAAGAGGAGAACCACCACCTCCTAAGTCAGATCAACCTGCTGAGTCAGCAGAACCACACTCTACTAGAGAGGAGCATGGAGAGCAAAGAACTGTGTCACCAGGAGCAGAAACAATACAT TGATAAGCTGAACGCTCTCCGTCGCCAGAAAGAGAAACTAGAGGAGAAGATCATGGACCAGTACAAGTTCTACGAACCCACACCGAAGAA GAGGAGTCAGTGGTCCGGAGCCAAAGCGTTGGCCAAACTGATTAAACCCCGGAAGGAGagcagcagggagagaggggCCGACcgagacaaggagggaggcaaagagagagagagagcaaagagcGCCCCAGACATCCCACTGCCTTccccgcctcccctcctcccccccgaAACCCCACCCCCTCTACCCCATCGCACAGGGAGTGACACGCTGGACAGCGGCCATGCCCACAGTAACCATAACAAgcacaccagcagcaccagcctGGGACCCCAGAGTCCAGCGCTGACGCCCATCGGCCGAG CTCCCCTCACCCCAAAACGCTTCAGTTTCCTCCGCAGTAAAAGTCAAGAGaaactcctcccctccccctccacctcttcctcccgtccctccctctctttcaccAGAAGACTGCGATTCTGGTCTTCAACTGACATCACAGCTGACGTCATCACTAGCCAGCCAATCTCAGCCAACGGAGTATTCtaa